A genomic region of Gossypium hirsutum isolate 1008001.06 chromosome D01, Gossypium_hirsutum_v2.1, whole genome shotgun sequence contains the following coding sequences:
- the LOC107922356 gene encoding protein ALTERED PHOSPHATE STARVATION RESPONSE 1 isoform X1 → MGCSSSKLDDLPAVALCRERCNFLDEAIQQRFALAEAHVAYTASLKLFGQSLNNFVDNDFGTSSGTLPPSPPSPNKLKSKAVDPVQVGSSSPKKDVISHHHSHSHSGSHLHFDSGSDEDDSAGSLHHSDHSSPLHHDGGGPHIEYLHQNYPNYGAYETGPFPGGYMHMNFMKKQPTPSIVYEQRPVNPEIVYMGESSSSSSYYNNNNPSSSSYPYPGYQNYGGFSNYAFYSAPGYQSSLQPSSMAGGSSSKPPPPPPSPPRTSAWDFLNPFESYENYNHPYTPSRDLREVREAEGIPDLEDENYQHEVVKEVDGDQKFVDSGGYSKSPAEEAAKGVVNSEAEASLYQSRPSVGVENDRVEYEVHVMDKKVVSDESAEERGKGSKGPPRNVFEVIREIQVQFVKASESGSEIAKLLEVGTLPYHRKHASKMLQVVTPSLSLVSSQPSTSKTDSSANNTDPAFLDFNEELAKKQRNLSSTLQKLYLWEKKLYNEVKAEEKMRVAYDRKCRKLKRLDERGAEANKVDSTRNIIRSLSTKIRISIQVVDKISVTINKIRDEELWPLLNELIEGLNRMWKCMLECHHSQCQVIKEAKSLGSIGSGKKLSDDHLKATLQLEHELISWTIRFSSWIGAQKGYVRALNNWLLKCLHYEPEVTDDGIAPFSPSRVGAPRIFVICNQWSQVMDRISEREVVDSMRIFAMSIFQLWEQDKSEMHQRMMANKDLERKARNLDREDQKLHKEIQAMDKKIVLVSGDGNSLSVAGHVYQSDTSNASLQGSLQRIFDAMERFSSESSKAYEELLERVKERIAQDHERVT, encoded by the exons ATGGGATGTTCTAGTTCGAAGTTAGATGATCTGCCGGCAGTTGCTCTATGTCGGGAACGATGTAATTTCTTGGATGAAGCAATTCAACAACGTTTTGCTTTAGCTGAAGCTCATGTTGCTTATACAGCTTCTTTGAAGTTATTTGGACAGTCTTTGAACAATTTTGTTGATAATGATTTCGGGACTTCTTCAGGGACGTTGCCTCCTTCTCCTCCATCTCCTAATAAACTTAAAAGCAAAGCGGTGGATCCAGTTCAAGTTGGGTCAAGTTCTCCCAAGAAAGATGTTATTTCTCACCACCATTCCCATTCCCATTCTGGGTCTCATCTTCACTTCGATTCTGGTTCTGATGAAGATGATTCTGCCGGGTCCTTGCACCATTCAGATCATTCTTCTCCTTTGCACCACGATGGTGGGGGTCCTCATATTGAGTATTTGCACCAAAATTACCCCAATTATGGTGCCTACGAAACCGGGCCTTTCCCTGGTGGGTATATGCATATGAATTTTATGAAGAAGCAACCAACGCCGTCTATTGTTTATGAGCAAAGGCCTGTGAATCCAGAGATAGTTTATATGGGTGaatcttcatcatcatcttcttattataataacaataatccTAGTTCTAGTTCATATCCTTATCCGGGTTATCAAAATTACGGTGGTTTTAGTAATTATGCTTTCTATTCGGCGCCTGGTTATCAGTCATCACTGCAACCGTCGTCAATGGCTGGAGGGTCATCCTCGAAACCACCGCCGCCTCCACCTTCACCTCCGAGAACATCAGCTTGGGATTTCTTGAACCCGTTCGAGAGTTATGAAAACTACAATCATCCGTATACGCCGAGTAGGGATTTGAGGGAGGTGAGGGAAGCGGAAGGGATCCCTGATTTGGAAGATGAGAATTATCAACATGAAGTAGTTAAAGAAGTGGACGGAGATCAGAAATTTGTTGATAGCGGAGGGTATTCCAAGTCCCCAGCTGAAGAAGCAGCTAAGGGAGTTGTTAATAGTGAAGCAGAGGCCTCGCTTTATCAGAGCAGGCCAAGTGTAGGGGTGGAAAATGATAGGGTGGAATATGAGGTTCATGTGATGGATAAGAAAGTTGTGAGTGATGAGAGCGCTGAGGAGCGCGGTAAAGGATCAAAAGGCCCTCCAAGGAATGTTTTTGAGGTGATTAGAGAGATACAGGTTCAGTTTGTTAAAGCTTCTGAGTCAGGGAGTGAAATTGCGAAGTTGCTTGAGGTGGGAACACTTCCTTATCACCGTAAACATG CTTCGAAGATGTTGCAAGTAGTTACTCCTTCGTTATCATTAGTATCATCTCAGCCATCTACTTCTAAGACTGATTCATCGGCTAACAATACTGATCCGGCTTTTCTAGACTTCAATGAAGAATTGGCCAAGAAACAGAGAAACCTTTCCTCTACGTTGCAGAAGTTGTATCTTTGGGAAAAGAAACTCTACAATGAAGTAAAG GCTGAGGAGAAGATGCGGGTAGCTTATGACAGGAAATGCCGTAAGTTGAAGCGGTTAGATGAAAGGGGTGCTGAAGCTAACAAAGTTGATTCAACCCGGAATATAATCAGGAGCCTATCAACAAAGATAAGAATTTCAATTCAAGTTGTTGACAAGATATCTGTGACAATTAATAAGATCAGAGATGAGGAGCTATGGCCACTGCTCAATGAACTGATTGAAGG GTTAAACCGAATGTGGAAATGCATGCTTGAATGCCATCATAGTCAGTGTCAGGTAATTAAAGAAGCCAAAAGTTTAGGTTCTATTGGATCTGGCAAAAAACTTAGTGATGACCATCTTAAGGCCACTTTGCAGCTTGAGCATGAACTTATTAGTTGGACTATAAGATTCTCTAGTTGGATAGGTGCCCAGAAGGGATATGTCAGGGCTTTGAATAATTGGCTTCTGAAATGTCTTCACTATGAACCTGAAGTGACTGATGATGGAATAGCTCCCTTCTCACCTAGCAGGGTAGGTGCACCTCGTATATTTGTAATCTGTAATCAGTGGTCACAAGTAATGGATAGAATATCTGAAAGGGAGGTGGTTGACTCCATGCGGATTTTTGCCATGAGCATATTCCAGCTTTGGGAACAAGATAAGTCGGAAATGCATCAGAGAATGATGGCGAATAAGGATTTAGAGAGAAAGGCTAGGAACTTGGATAGAGAGGATCAAAAGCTACACAAAGAGATCCAAGCGATGGATAAAAAAATCGTTTTGGTCTCTGGAGATGGTAATAGTCTCTCAGTAGCCGGACATGTGTATCAGAGTGACACTAGCAACGCCAGTTTGCAGGGTAGCTTGCAACGCATTTTCGATGCGATGGAAAGGTTTAGTTCTGAGTCCTCCAAAGCCTATGAGGAGCTTTTGGAACGTGTTAAAGAAAGGATTGCTCAAGATCATGAAAGAGTTACGTAG
- the LOC107922356 gene encoding protein ALTERED PHOSPHATE STARVATION RESPONSE 1 isoform X2, with amino-acid sequence MGCSSSKLDDLPAVALCRERCNFLDEAIQQRFALAEAHVAYTASLKLFGQSLNNFVDNDFGTSSGTLPPSPPSPNKLKSKAVDPVQVGSSSPKKDVISHHHSHSHSGSHLHFDSGSDEDDSAGSLHHSDHSSPLHHDGGGPHIEYLHQNYPNYGAYETGPFPGGYMHMNFMKKQPTPSIVYEQRPVNPEIVYMGESSSSSSYYNNNNPSSSSYPYPGYQNYGGFSNYAFYSAPGYQSSLQPSSMAGGSSSKPPPPPPSPPRTSAWDFLNPFESYENYNHPYTPSRDLREVREAEGIPDLEDENYQHEVVKEVDGDQKFVDSGGYSKSPAEEAAKGVVNSEAEASLYQSRPSVGVENDRVEYEVHVMDKKVVSDESAEERGKGSKGPPRNVFEVIREIQVQFVKASESGSEIAKLLEVGTLPYHRKHASKMLQVVTPSLSLVSSQPSTSKTDSSANNTDPAFLDFNEELAKKQRNLSSTLQKLYLWEKKLYNEVKAEEKMRVAYDRKCRKLKRLDERGAEANKVDSTRNIIRSLSTKIRISIQVVDKISVTINKIRDEELWPLLNELIEGLNRMWKCMLECHHSQCQLEHELISWTIRFSSWIGAQKGYVRALNNWLLKCLHYEPEVTDDGIAPFSPSRVGAPRIFVICNQWSQVMDRISEREVVDSMRIFAMSIFQLWEQDKSEMHQRMMANKDLERKARNLDREDQKLHKEIQAMDKKIVLVSGDGNSLSVAGHVYQSDTSNASLQGSLQRIFDAMERFSSESSKAYEELLERVKERIAQDHERVT; translated from the exons ATGGGATGTTCTAGTTCGAAGTTAGATGATCTGCCGGCAGTTGCTCTATGTCGGGAACGATGTAATTTCTTGGATGAAGCAATTCAACAACGTTTTGCTTTAGCTGAAGCTCATGTTGCTTATACAGCTTCTTTGAAGTTATTTGGACAGTCTTTGAACAATTTTGTTGATAATGATTTCGGGACTTCTTCAGGGACGTTGCCTCCTTCTCCTCCATCTCCTAATAAACTTAAAAGCAAAGCGGTGGATCCAGTTCAAGTTGGGTCAAGTTCTCCCAAGAAAGATGTTATTTCTCACCACCATTCCCATTCCCATTCTGGGTCTCATCTTCACTTCGATTCTGGTTCTGATGAAGATGATTCTGCCGGGTCCTTGCACCATTCAGATCATTCTTCTCCTTTGCACCACGATGGTGGGGGTCCTCATATTGAGTATTTGCACCAAAATTACCCCAATTATGGTGCCTACGAAACCGGGCCTTTCCCTGGTGGGTATATGCATATGAATTTTATGAAGAAGCAACCAACGCCGTCTATTGTTTATGAGCAAAGGCCTGTGAATCCAGAGATAGTTTATATGGGTGaatcttcatcatcatcttcttattataataacaataatccTAGTTCTAGTTCATATCCTTATCCGGGTTATCAAAATTACGGTGGTTTTAGTAATTATGCTTTCTATTCGGCGCCTGGTTATCAGTCATCACTGCAACCGTCGTCAATGGCTGGAGGGTCATCCTCGAAACCACCGCCGCCTCCACCTTCACCTCCGAGAACATCAGCTTGGGATTTCTTGAACCCGTTCGAGAGTTATGAAAACTACAATCATCCGTATACGCCGAGTAGGGATTTGAGGGAGGTGAGGGAAGCGGAAGGGATCCCTGATTTGGAAGATGAGAATTATCAACATGAAGTAGTTAAAGAAGTGGACGGAGATCAGAAATTTGTTGATAGCGGAGGGTATTCCAAGTCCCCAGCTGAAGAAGCAGCTAAGGGAGTTGTTAATAGTGAAGCAGAGGCCTCGCTTTATCAGAGCAGGCCAAGTGTAGGGGTGGAAAATGATAGGGTGGAATATGAGGTTCATGTGATGGATAAGAAAGTTGTGAGTGATGAGAGCGCTGAGGAGCGCGGTAAAGGATCAAAAGGCCCTCCAAGGAATGTTTTTGAGGTGATTAGAGAGATACAGGTTCAGTTTGTTAAAGCTTCTGAGTCAGGGAGTGAAATTGCGAAGTTGCTTGAGGTGGGAACACTTCCTTATCACCGTAAACATG CTTCGAAGATGTTGCAAGTAGTTACTCCTTCGTTATCATTAGTATCATCTCAGCCATCTACTTCTAAGACTGATTCATCGGCTAACAATACTGATCCGGCTTTTCTAGACTTCAATGAAGAATTGGCCAAGAAACAGAGAAACCTTTCCTCTACGTTGCAGAAGTTGTATCTTTGGGAAAAGAAACTCTACAATGAAGTAAAG GCTGAGGAGAAGATGCGGGTAGCTTATGACAGGAAATGCCGTAAGTTGAAGCGGTTAGATGAAAGGGGTGCTGAAGCTAACAAAGTTGATTCAACCCGGAATATAATCAGGAGCCTATCAACAAAGATAAGAATTTCAATTCAAGTTGTTGACAAGATATCTGTGACAATTAATAAGATCAGAGATGAGGAGCTATGGCCACTGCTCAATGAACTGATTGAAGG GTTAAACCGAATGTGGAAATGCATGCTTGAATGCCATCATAGTCAGTGTCAG CTTGAGCATGAACTTATTAGTTGGACTATAAGATTCTCTAGTTGGATAGGTGCCCAGAAGGGATATGTCAGGGCTTTGAATAATTGGCTTCTGAAATGTCTTCACTATGAACCTGAAGTGACTGATGATGGAATAGCTCCCTTCTCACCTAGCAGGGTAGGTGCACCTCGTATATTTGTAATCTGTAATCAGTGGTCACAAGTAATGGATAGAATATCTGAAAGGGAGGTGGTTGACTCCATGCGGATTTTTGCCATGAGCATATTCCAGCTTTGGGAACAAGATAAGTCGGAAATGCATCAGAGAATGATGGCGAATAAGGATTTAGAGAGAAAGGCTAGGAACTTGGATAGAGAGGATCAAAAGCTACACAAAGAGATCCAAGCGATGGATAAAAAAATCGTTTTGGTCTCTGGAGATGGTAATAGTCTCTCAGTAGCCGGACATGTGTATCAGAGTGACACTAGCAACGCCAGTTTGCAGGGTAGCTTGCAACGCATTTTCGATGCGATGGAAAGGTTTAGTTCTGAGTCCTCCAAAGCCTATGAGGAGCTTTTGGAACGTGTTAAAGAAAGGATTGCTCAAGATCATGAAAGAGTTACGTAG